The proteins below are encoded in one region of Streptomyces marianii:
- the nuoN gene encoding NADH-quinone oxidoreductase subunit NuoN, giving the protein MSTTAVHNLWTTAAEPLDRIPAPHIEYAQLAPMLIVVGAAILGVLVEAFVPRRSRHYTQVFLAVVALTAAFAAVVGLAVGGYGTTKAHIAAMGAIAVDGPALFLQGTILLASLVAVFTFAERRLDPAAHGERVDSFAAQAGSVPGSDSEKAAVKAGFTTTEVFPLALFAVAGMLVFPAANDLLTLFIALEVFSLPLYLLCALARRKRLMSQEAAVKYFLLGAFSSAFLLFGIALLYGYAGSVAYARIADVVDGTVQTIDPALAGTMGNDALLLIGGALILTGLLFKVGAVPFHMWTPDVYQGAPTPVTGFMAAATKVAAFGALLRLLYVVLPGLRWDWRPVMWAIAIVTMLGGAIVAITQTDIKRLLAYSSIAHAGFILAGVIAVTPDGVSSVLFYLLAYSFVTIGAFAVVTLVRDAGGEATHLSKWAGLGRRSPLVAAVFAVFLLAFAGIPLTSGFSGKFAVFRAAAEGGAGVLVVIGVISSAIAAFFYIRVIVLMFFSEPKPEGPTVAVPSPLTTTAIAVGVVVTLVLGVAPQYFLDLAGQASVFVR; this is encoded by the coding sequence GTGAGCACGACAGCTGTCCACAACCTGTGGACAACGGCAGCCGAGCCGCTGGACAGGATCCCGGCGCCGCACATCGAGTACGCACAGCTCGCGCCCATGCTGATCGTGGTCGGCGCGGCGATCCTCGGTGTGCTGGTCGAGGCCTTCGTCCCGCGCAGGAGCCGCCACTACACACAGGTCTTCCTCGCCGTCGTGGCCCTGACCGCCGCGTTCGCCGCGGTGGTCGGCCTGGCCGTCGGCGGCTACGGCACGACCAAGGCGCACATCGCGGCGATGGGCGCCATCGCGGTCGACGGCCCCGCCCTGTTCCTGCAGGGCACGATCCTGCTGGCGTCACTGGTCGCGGTGTTCACGTTCGCCGAGCGCCGGCTCGACCCCGCGGCGCACGGCGAGCGCGTCGACTCCTTCGCCGCACAGGCCGGCTCTGTACCGGGCAGCGACAGCGAGAAGGCCGCGGTCAAGGCAGGGTTCACCACCACCGAGGTGTTCCCGCTGGCCCTCTTCGCCGTCGCCGGGATGCTGGTCTTCCCCGCGGCCAACGATCTGCTGACGCTGTTCATCGCCCTGGAGGTCTTCTCCCTCCCGCTGTACCTGCTGTGCGCGCTGGCCCGGCGCAAGCGGCTCATGTCGCAGGAGGCCGCGGTGAAGTACTTCCTCCTCGGCGCCTTCTCCTCCGCGTTCCTGCTCTTCGGCATCGCCCTGCTGTACGGCTACGCGGGCTCGGTCGCGTACGCGCGCATCGCCGACGTCGTCGACGGCACCGTCCAGACCATCGACCCGGCGCTCGCCGGCACGATGGGCAACGACGCCCTGCTGCTCATCGGCGGGGCGCTGATCCTTACGGGGCTGCTCTTCAAGGTGGGCGCGGTGCCGTTCCACATGTGGACCCCGGACGTCTACCAGGGCGCACCGACCCCGGTCACCGGCTTCATGGCGGCGGCCACCAAGGTCGCGGCCTTCGGCGCACTGCTCCGGCTGCTGTACGTGGTGCTGCCCGGGCTGCGCTGGGACTGGCGGCCGGTCATGTGGGCGATCGCCATCGTCACCATGCTGGGCGGCGCGATCGTCGCCATCACCCAGACCGACATCAAGCGGCTCCTGGCGTACTCCTCGATCGCACACGCCGGCTTCATCCTCGCCGGTGTCATCGCGGTGACGCCGGACGGTGTCTCGTCGGTGCTCTTCTACCTGCTCGCGTACTCCTTCGTCACCATCGGCGCGTTCGCGGTGGTCACGCTGGTGCGCGACGCCGGCGGCGAGGCCACCCACCTGTCCAAGTGGGCGGGCCTCGGCAGGCGGTCGCCGCTGGTCGCGGCCGTCTTCGCGGTGTTCCTGCTGGCCTTCGCCGGCATCCCGCTGACCTCTGGCTTCTCCGGGAAGTTCGCCGTGTTCCGGGCGGCGGCGGAGGGAGGCGCCGGGGTGCTGGTCGTGATCGGTGTGATCTCGTCCGCGATCGCCGCGTTCTTCTACATCCGGGTCATCGTGCTGATGTTCTTCAGCGAGCCGAAGCCGGAGGGCCCGACGGTCGCCGTCCCCTCCCCGCTGACGACGACGGCGATCGCGGTCGGCGTCGTGGTCACCCTGGTGCTCGGCGTTGCACCGCAGTACTTCCTGGACCTGGCCGGCCAGGCGAGCGTGTTCGTGCGGTAG
- a CDS encoding NADH-quinone oxidoreductase subunit M has translation MSFPLLTAAAALPALGAIATAAVPAGRRTAAKWLALLVSLGTLVLAAVIAVRFEPGGDRYQLTESHAWIADFGVRYELGVDGIAVALIALTAVLIPPIILAGWHDADPSPASGGDTPAETKNYRWRPTQGFFALILSVEAMVILSFEATDVFLFYILFEAMLIPMYFLIGGFGDRAAPARQAAAAAGSGDENAAAQRSYAAVKFLLYNLAGGLIMLAAVIGLYVVAGNFSLTEIAEARANGTLEMATNTERLLFLGFFFAFAVKAPLWPLHTWLPNAMGESTAPVAVLITAVVDKVGTFAMLRFCLGLFPEASEWATPVILALALVSIVYGALLAVGQRDIKRLIAYASISHFGFIIMGIFAMTTQGQSGATLYMVNHGISTAALMLVAGFLISRRGSRLIADYGGVQKVAPVLAGTFLIGGLATLSLPGLAPFVSEFLVLVGTFARYPVVGIIATFGIVLAALYTLVLYQRTMTGPVKEEVRSIPDLRLRELVVVTPLIALLVFLGVFPKPLTDIVNPAVEHTMSDVQKKDPQPEVEAAK, from the coding sequence ATGTCCTTCCCGCTCCTCACCGCGGCGGCGGCGCTCCCGGCGCTCGGCGCGATCGCCACCGCCGCCGTCCCGGCCGGCCGGCGCACGGCCGCCAAGTGGCTGGCGCTGCTGGTCTCCCTGGGCACGCTCGTGCTCGCGGCGGTGATCGCCGTACGGTTCGAGCCCGGCGGCGACCGCTACCAGCTCACCGAGTCCCACGCCTGGATCGCGGACTTCGGGGTCCGCTACGAACTGGGCGTGGACGGGATCGCGGTGGCGCTGATCGCGCTGACCGCCGTGCTGATCCCGCCGATCATTCTGGCGGGTTGGCACGATGCCGACCCCTCCCCTGCCTCCGGCGGGGACACCCCCGCCGAGACGAAGAACTACCGGTGGCGGCCGACCCAGGGATTCTTCGCCCTGATCCTGTCGGTCGAGGCGATGGTGATCCTCTCCTTCGAGGCCACCGACGTCTTCCTCTTCTACATCCTCTTCGAAGCCATGCTCATCCCGATGTACTTCCTCATCGGCGGCTTCGGGGACCGTGCCGCACCTGCTCGACAGGCCGCTGCCGCGGCGGGGAGCGGCGACGAGAACGCGGCGGCTCAGCGTTCCTACGCCGCGGTGAAGTTCCTCCTCTACAACCTGGCCGGCGGCCTCATCATGCTGGCCGCGGTCATCGGGCTCTACGTGGTCGCGGGCAACTTCTCGCTGACGGAGATCGCCGAGGCCCGTGCCAACGGCACGCTGGAGATGGCCACCAACACCGAGCGGCTGCTGTTCCTCGGCTTCTTCTTCGCCTTCGCGGTGAAGGCGCCGCTCTGGCCGCTGCACACCTGGCTGCCCAACGCGATGGGCGAGTCGACCGCCCCGGTCGCCGTGCTGATCACGGCCGTGGTCGACAAGGTCGGCACGTTCGCGATGCTGCGCTTCTGCCTGGGACTGTTCCCGGAGGCGTCCGAGTGGGCGACCCCGGTGATCCTGGCCCTGGCCCTGGTCAGCATCGTCTACGGCGCGCTGCTCGCCGTCGGGCAGCGCGACATCAAGCGCCTGATCGCCTATGCGTCGATCTCCCATTTCGGCTTCATCATCATGGGCATCTTCGCGATGACCACCCAGGGGCAGTCCGGGGCGACGCTCTACATGGTGAACCACGGGATCTCGACCGCCGCGCTGATGCTGGTGGCCGGCTTCCTGATCTCGCGGCGCGGCTCCCGGCTCATCGCCGACTACGGCGGAGTGCAGAAGGTCGCGCCGGTCCTCGCCGGCACCTTCCTCATCGGCGGCCTGGCGACCCTGTCGCTGCCGGGACTCGCGCCGTTCGTCAGTGAGTTCCTGGTCCTCGTCGGGACGTTCGCGCGCTATCCCGTCGTCGGCATCATCGCGACCTTCGGCATCGTGCTCGCCGCGCTCTACACGCTGGTGCTGTACCAGCGGACGATGACCGGACCGGTGAAGGAGGAGGTGCGGAGCATTCCGGATCTGCGGCTGCGCGAACTGGTCGTGGTCACGCCGTTGATCGCGCTGCTCGTCTTCCTCGGCGTCTTTCCGAAGCCGCTGACGGACATCGTCAACCCGGCCGTCGAGCACACCATGTCCGACGTCCAGAAGAAGGACCCCCAGCCCGAGGTGGAGGCGGCCAAGTGA
- the nuoL gene encoding NADH-quinone oxidoreductase subunit L yields the protein MDNAENLIALLVAAPLLGAAVLLLGGRRLDRSGHWIGTALAAASFVVAVVLFADMLGRPGDDRTLHQHLFSWIPVGGFQADVAFQLDQLSMTFVLLITGVGSLIHLYSVGYMEHDERRRRFFGYLNLFLAAMLLLVLADNYLLLYVGWEGVGLASYLLIGFWQHKPSAATAAKKAFLVNRVGDMGLSIAIMLMFTTFGTFAFGPVLGSTGRASEGTLTALGLLLLLAACGKSAQVPLQSWLGDAMEGPTPVSALIHAATMVTAGVYLITRSGAIFNAAPDAQLAVVTVGAVTLLFGAIVGCAKDDIKKALAGSTMSQIGYMILAAGLGPIGYAFAIMHLVTHGFFKAGLFLGAGSVMHGMNDEVDMRKYGGLRKYMPITFVTFGLGYLAIIGFPGLSGFFSKDKIIEAAFAKGGTEGWILGGAALLGAAITAFYMTRVMLMTFFGEKRWQPDDKGELPHPHESPRTMTIPMIVLAFGSVFAGGLFSWHESFVKWLEPVTSFEHGHSPLSAATVTTATVAVMVLGVALAYLQYGRRPVPVTPPRGSLLTRAARRDLLQDDFNHVVLVRGGEHLTRSLVYVDHSLVDGVVNGTAASFGGLSGRLRKLQNGYARTYAVTMFGGTAVLIAATLLMRAV from the coding sequence GTGGACAACGCAGAGAACCTGATCGCGCTGCTGGTCGCGGCGCCCTTGCTCGGCGCGGCCGTGCTGCTGCTCGGCGGGCGCCGGCTCGACCGCTCGGGCCACTGGATCGGCACCGCGCTCGCCGCCGCCTCCTTCGTCGTCGCCGTCGTGCTGTTCGCCGACATGCTCGGCCGGCCCGGCGACGACCGCACCCTCCACCAGCACCTGTTCAGCTGGATCCCGGTCGGCGGCTTCCAGGCTGACGTCGCCTTCCAGCTCGACCAGCTGTCGATGACCTTCGTCCTGCTGATCACCGGCGTCGGCTCGCTCATCCATCTGTACTCGGTGGGGTACATGGAGCACGACGAGCGCCGCCGCCGCTTCTTCGGCTACCTCAACCTGTTCCTCGCGGCGATGCTCCTGCTCGTGCTCGCCGACAACTACCTGCTGCTGTACGTCGGGTGGGAGGGCGTCGGCCTCGCCTCGTACCTGCTCATCGGCTTCTGGCAGCACAAGCCCAGCGCGGCGACGGCGGCGAAGAAGGCCTTCCTGGTCAACCGGGTCGGCGACATGGGCCTGTCCATCGCCATCATGCTGATGTTCACCACCTTCGGCACCTTCGCCTTCGGGCCGGTGCTGGGGTCCACGGGCAGGGCGTCCGAGGGCACGCTGACGGCCCTGGGCCTGCTCCTGCTGCTCGCCGCCTGCGGCAAGTCCGCCCAGGTGCCGCTGCAGTCCTGGCTCGGGGACGCCATGGAGGGCCCGACCCCGGTCTCGGCCCTGATCCACGCGGCGACGATGGTCACCGCCGGCGTCTACCTGATCACCCGCTCCGGGGCGATCTTCAACGCCGCCCCGGACGCCCAGCTGGCCGTCGTCACGGTCGGCGCGGTCACGCTCCTCTTCGGTGCGATCGTCGGTTGCGCGAAGGACGACATCAAGAAGGCGCTGGCCGGTTCGACGATGTCGCAGATCGGCTACATGATCCTGGCGGCGGGCCTCGGCCCGATCGGATACGCCTTCGCGATCATGCATCTGGTCACCCACGGCTTCTTCAAGGCCGGGCTCTTCCTCGGTGCCGGTTCGGTCATGCACGGCATGAACGACGAGGTGGACATGAGGAAGTACGGCGGCCTGCGGAAGTACATGCCGATCACCTTCGTCACCTTCGGCCTCGGCTACCTCGCCATCATCGGTTTCCCGGGCCTGTCCGGCTTCTTCTCCAAGGACAAGATCATCGAGGCGGCCTTCGCCAAGGGCGGCACCGAGGGCTGGATCCTCGGCGGCGCGGCCCTGCTGGGCGCCGCCATCACCGCCTTCTACATGACGCGTGTGATGCTGATGACCTTCTTCGGCGAGAAGCGCTGGCAGCCCGACGACAAGGGCGAACTGCCGCATCCGCACGAGTCGCCGAGGACGATGACGATCCCGATGATCGTGCTCGCCTTCGGCTCGGTCTTCGCCGGCGGGCTGTTCTCCTGGCACGAGTCGTTCGTGAAGTGGCTGGAGCCGGTCACCAGCTTCGAACACGGCCATTCGCCGCTCAGCGCCGCGACCGTCACGACCGCGACGGTCGCGGTGATGGTCCTCGGCGTCGCACTCGCCTATCTCCAGTACGGCCGCCGCCCGGTGCCGGTCACCCCGCCGCGCGGCTCGCTGCTCACCCGGGCCGCCCGCCGCGACCTCCTCCAGGACGACTTCAACCACGTGGTCCTGGTCCGGGGCGGCGAGCACCTGACCCGGTCGCTCGTGTACGTGGACCACAGCCTGGTCGACGGGGTCGTCAACGGCACGGCGGCCTCGTTCGGCGGCCTCTCCGGCCGGCTCCGCAAGCTGCAGAACGGCTACGCCCGCACCTACGCGGTCACGATGTTCGGAGGTACGGCGGTGCTGATCGCCGCGACCCTGCTGATGAGGGCGGTGTAA
- the nuoK gene encoding NADH-quinone oxidoreductase subunit NuoK — MNPVNYLYLAALLFTIGAAGVLIRRNAIVVFMCIELMLNACNLALVAFSRMHGNLDGQIIAFFTMVVAAAEVVVGLAIIVSLFRSRHSASVDDASLMKL, encoded by the coding sequence GTGAACCCCGTCAACTATCTCTACCTCGCCGCCCTGTTGTTCACCATCGGCGCGGCCGGCGTACTGATCAGGCGGAACGCGATCGTCGTCTTCATGTGCATCGAGCTCATGCTCAACGCCTGCAACCTCGCGCTCGTCGCCTTCTCCCGGATGCACGGCAATCTCGACGGCCAGATCATCGCCTTCTTCACGATGGTCGTCGCCGCCGCCGAGGTCGTGGTCGGGCTCGCGATCATCGTGTCGCTGTTCCGTTCCCGCCACTCGGCCTCGGTCGACGACGCCAGTCTGATGAAGCTGTAA
- a CDS encoding NADH-quinone oxidoreductase subunit J, which translates to MSALAAATSTGEAVQFWVLGTVAVVGALCTILMKKAVHSALCLAGTMIVLAVFYLANGAYFLGVVQIVVYTGAIMMLFLFVVMLVGVTAADSLKETLKGQRWWAALCGIGFGVLLIAGIGHASLGPGSFIGLGEANAAGNVEGLAALIFTKYVFAFEITGALLITAAVGAMVLTHRERTERAKTQRELAVQRVREASDLPSPDRHPSSAAYGWKLPTPLPAPGVYARHNAVDIPGLLPDGTPSELTVSKTLRSRGQVRDVSREALNDLKALERRSEERLDRDRDELGRDGRRDGQEAKR; encoded by the coding sequence ATGAGCGCGCTGGCCGCCGCGACCTCCACCGGCGAGGCCGTCCAGTTCTGGGTCCTCGGCACCGTCGCCGTCGTCGGGGCGCTGTGCACCATCCTGATGAAGAAGGCCGTGCACAGCGCGCTGTGCCTCGCCGGGACCATGATCGTGCTGGCGGTCTTCTACCTCGCCAACGGCGCGTACTTCCTGGGTGTCGTCCAGATCGTCGTCTACACCGGCGCGATCATGATGCTCTTCCTGTTCGTCGTCATGCTGGTCGGTGTCACGGCCGCGGACTCCCTCAAGGAGACCCTGAAGGGCCAGCGCTGGTGGGCTGCCCTCTGCGGCATCGGCTTTGGCGTCCTGCTGATCGCGGGCATCGGCCACGCCTCGCTGGGCCCCGGGTCCTTCATCGGACTCGGCGAGGCCAACGCGGCGGGCAACGTCGAGGGCCTGGCGGCGCTGATCTTCACCAAGTACGTCTTCGCGTTCGAGATCACCGGTGCCCTGCTCATCACGGCGGCGGTCGGCGCGATGGTGCTCACCCACCGGGAGCGCACCGAGCGCGCGAAGACCCAGCGGGAACTGGCCGTGCAGCGCGTGCGCGAGGCGAGCGACCTCCCGTCGCCCGACCGCCACCCCTCATCGGCGGCCTACGGCTGGAAGCTCCCGACCCCGCTGCCCGCCCCGGGCGTGTACGCCCGCCACAACGCGGTGGACATCCCCGGTCTGCTCCCCGACGGCACCCCCTCGGAGCTCACCGTCAGCAAGACGCTGCGCTCCCGCGGCCAGGTCCGGGACGTGTCCCGTGAGGCACTGAACGACCTCAAGGCGCTGGAGCGCCGTTCCGAGGAGCGCCTCGACCGGGACCGGGACGAACTCGGCCGGGACGGCCGGCGCGACGGACAGGAGGCCAAGCGGTGA
- the nuoI gene encoding NADH-quinone oxidoreductase subunit NuoI produces the protein MPERPEDSGSAFQNPVAGFGVTFKAMFKKRLTEQYPEQQKTTAPRFHGRHQLNRHPDGLEKCVGCELCAWACPADAIYVEGADNTEEERYSPGERYGRVYQINYARCILCGLCIEACPTRALTMTNEFELADSSRENLIYTKEQLLAGLEPGMVDTPHAIHPGTDEQDYYRGLVTEAAPGTERQVAVSKGEEPQDAGSSLGPEEPAAKKEVDV, from the coding sequence GTGCCTGAGCGACCCGAGGATTCCGGGAGCGCGTTCCAGAACCCGGTCGCCGGCTTCGGCGTGACCTTCAAGGCCATGTTCAAGAAGCGGCTGACCGAGCAGTACCCGGAGCAGCAGAAGACGACCGCGCCGCGCTTCCACGGCCGGCACCAGCTCAACCGGCACCCGGACGGGCTGGAGAAGTGCGTCGGGTGCGAGCTGTGCGCCTGGGCCTGTCCGGCCGACGCCATCTACGTGGAGGGCGCGGACAACACCGAGGAGGAGCGTTACTCGCCCGGCGAGCGGTACGGCCGCGTCTACCAGATCAACTACGCCCGCTGCATCCTCTGCGGGCTGTGCATCGAGGCGTGCCCGACCCGGGCGCTCACCATGACCAACGAGTTCGAGCTGGCCGACAGCTCCCGCGAGAACCTGATCTACACCAAGGAGCAGCTGCTGGCGGGCCTCGAGCCCGGCATGGTCGACACCCCGCACGCGATCCACCCCGGCACGGACGAGCAGGACTACTACCGGGGGCTGGTCACCGAAGCCGCCCCCGGGACCGAGCGCCAGGTCGCCGTGTCCAAGGGGGAGGAGCCGCAGGACGCCGGCTCCTCCCTCGGGCCGGAGGAGCCGGCGGCGAAGAAGGAGGTCGACGTATGA
- the nuoH gene encoding NADH-quinone oxidoreductase subunit NuoH produces the protein MNPALLDQTLLAAEDLSLFGRDPWWLVVVKAVFCFAFLMVTVLFSIVWERKVVAWMQLRIGPNRHGPWGLLQSLADGVKLMLKEDVVVKRADKVVYVLAPIVAAIPAFMAIAVIPFGPAGNEISIFGQRTTMQLTDLPIAMLYILAVASVGIYGIVLAGWSSGSTYPLLGGLRSCAQMISYEIAMGAAFASVFLYSGSMSTSTIVEAQADRWYVLLLPVSFLIYIVTMVGETNRAPFDMPESEGDLVGGFNTEYSSIKFAMFMLAEYVNMVTVAAVSVTLFLGGWRAPWPVSTFWEGANHGWWPMLWFVIKVQLLLFFFIWLRGTLPRVRYDQLMKLGWKVLIPVSVVWLMLVATVRALRNDGRDFSQIVLYVGGAVLAVLLLSFVADLFRGRRERAEAEAAEEAEAEEGGAPGAFDPMAGGFPVPPLPGQVLPQVPRRRPRRDRELIVSGGANTESDGPRDGKEADGA, from the coding sequence GTGAACCCGGCACTCCTCGACCAGACGCTGCTCGCGGCGGAGGACCTCTCGCTGTTCGGGCGGGACCCCTGGTGGCTCGTCGTCGTCAAGGCGGTCTTCTGCTTCGCCTTCCTGATGGTGACCGTGCTGTTCTCCATCGTGTGGGAGCGCAAGGTCGTCGCGTGGATGCAGCTGCGCATCGGCCCCAACCGGCACGGTCCGTGGGGCCTCCTCCAGTCCCTCGCGGACGGCGTCAAGCTGATGCTCAAGGAGGACGTGGTCGTCAAGCGCGCGGACAAGGTGGTCTACGTCCTGGCACCGATCGTCGCGGCCATCCCGGCCTTCATGGCGATCGCCGTCATCCCGTTCGGCCCGGCCGGCAACGAGATCTCGATCTTCGGCCAGCGGACCACGATGCAGCTCACCGACCTGCCGATCGCGATGCTCTACATCCTCGCGGTCGCCTCGGTCGGCATCTACGGCATCGTGCTCGCCGGCTGGTCGTCCGGCTCGACGTACCCGCTGCTCGGCGGACTGCGCTCCTGCGCCCAGATGATTTCGTACGAGATCGCCATGGGCGCCGCGTTCGCCTCCGTCTTCCTCTACTCCGGCTCGATGTCGACCTCGACGATCGTGGAGGCCCAGGCGGACCGCTGGTACGTCCTGCTGCTGCCGGTCTCGTTCCTCATCTACATCGTGACGATGGTCGGTGAGACCAACCGGGCCCCGTTCGACATGCCGGAGTCCGAGGGCGACCTCGTCGGCGGCTTCAACACCGAGTACTCGTCGATCAAGTTCGCGATGTTCATGCTCGCCGAGTACGTGAACATGGTCACCGTCGCGGCGGTCTCCGTCACGCTCTTCCTGGGCGGCTGGCGGGCCCCGTGGCCCGTCAGCACCTTCTGGGAGGGCGCGAACCACGGCTGGTGGCCGATGCTCTGGTTCGTCATCAAGGTGCAGTTGCTGCTCTTCTTCTTCATCTGGCTGCGCGGCACGCTCCCGCGCGTCCGCTACGACCAGCTGATGAAGCTCGGCTGGAAGGTGCTCATCCCGGTCTCGGTCGTCTGGCTGATGCTCGTCGCGACCGTACGGGCGCTGCGCAACGACGGACGCGACTTCTCACAGATCGTGCTGTACGTCGGCGGTGCGGTCCTCGCCGTCCTGCTGTTGTCCTTCGTCGCGGACCTCTTCCGCGGCCGCAGGGAACGGGCCGAGGCGGAGGCGGCCGAGGAGGCGGAGGCCGAGGAGGGCGGTGCGCCCGGGGCGTTCGACCCGATGGCCGGCGGTTTCCCGGTGCCCCCGCTGCCCGGACAGGTGCTGCCGCAGGTTCCGCGAAGGCGGCCACGTCGCGACCGCGAGCTGATTGTCAGCGGCGGCGCGAATACTGAGAGTGACGGTCCTCGTGACGGAAAGGAGGCTGACGGTGCCTGA